In Stenotrophomonas sp. ASS1, the following proteins share a genomic window:
- the mfd gene encoding transcription-repair coupling factor has translation MSRTSYPAPPLPRAGQLRAWWRAPASPTALAWYLAQAARAHDAPLLVIARDNHGANQLEADLHTLLGGDPALPVVAFPDWETLPYDRFSPHPDIISQRLSALHRLPALKRGLVIVPVQTLLQQLAPRSYVIGGSFDLKVGQRLDLETEKRRLESAGYRNVPQVMDPGDFAVRGGLLDVYPMGAEEPLRVELLDEDIDSIRAFDPESQRSLDKVEAVHMLPGREVPMDEASIARVLATLRERFDVDTRRSSLYQDLKSGLAPAGVEYYLPLFFERTATLFDYLPEGSLPVVCAGAGEAAEAFWAQTGERYEQRRHDVERPLLPPSALYLSPELLRERLNDAPRIEVWSADHARIADAHALGDQPLPPLPVAAREAPAGDALKSFLGHYPGRVLIAADSPGRREALLEVLQAAELKPPVVADLPSFLADDARFAIAVAPLEDGFALDDPRIAVLTERQLFPERAGSTRRTRRAGREPEAIIRDLGELTEGAPIVHEDHGVGRYRGLIAMDVGGMPGEFLEIEYAKGDRLYVPVAQLHLISRYSGASAETAPLHSLGGEQWSKAKRKAAEKVRDVAAELLEIQARRQARAGLALQVDRAMYEPFAAGFPFEETPDQLAAIDATLRDLASSQPMDRVVCGDVGFGKTEVAVRAAFAAASAGKQVAVLVPTTLLAEQHYRNFRDRFADYPLKVEVLSRFKTTKEIKAELEKVAAGTIDVIVGTHRLLQPDVKFKDLGMVIVDEEQRFGVRQKEALKALRANVHLLTLTATPIPRTLNMAMAGLRDLSIIATPPPNRLAVQTFITQWDNALLREAFQRELARGGQLYFLHNDVESIGRMQRELSELVPEARIGIAHGQMPERELEKVMLDFQKQRFNVLLSTTIIESGIDIPNANTIIINRADRFGLAQLHQLRGRVGRSHHRAYAYLVAPDRRSITPDAEKRLEAIASMDELGAGFTLATHDLEIRGAGELLGEDQSGQMAEVGFSLYTELLERAVRSIKQGTLPDLDAGEEVRGAEVELHVPALIPEDYLPDVHTRLTLYKRISSARDSDALRELQVEMIDRFGLLPDAAKHLFAIAELKLKANTLGIRKLDLGENGGRIVFESKPNIDPMAVIQLIQKQPNLYAMEGPDKLRIKHPLPLPEDRFNAARALLTTLAPG, from the coding sequence ATGTCGCGTACCTCATACCCCGCCCCGCCGCTGCCGCGCGCCGGCCAGCTCCGCGCCTGGTGGCGCGCCCCCGCATCGCCGACCGCCCTGGCCTGGTACCTGGCCCAGGCCGCGCGTGCGCACGACGCCCCGCTGCTGGTGATCGCCCGTGACAACCACGGTGCCAACCAGCTCGAAGCCGACCTGCACACCCTGCTCGGCGGCGACCCTGCCCTGCCAGTGGTTGCCTTCCCGGACTGGGAAACCCTGCCCTACGACCGCTTCAGCCCGCATCCGGACATCATTTCGCAGCGCCTGTCCGCCCTGCATCGCCTGCCCGCGCTGAAGCGCGGCCTGGTGATCGTGCCGGTGCAGACCCTGCTGCAGCAACTGGCCCCGCGCAGCTATGTGATCGGTGGCAGCTTCGACCTGAAGGTCGGCCAGCGCCTGGACCTGGAAACCGAGAAGCGCCGCCTGGAAAGCGCCGGCTACCGCAACGTGCCGCAGGTGATGGACCCGGGCGACTTCGCGGTGCGCGGCGGCCTGCTCGACGTGTACCCGATGGGTGCCGAGGAGCCGCTGCGGGTGGAGCTGCTGGACGAGGACATCGACTCGATCCGTGCCTTCGATCCGGAAAGCCAGCGCTCGCTGGACAAGGTCGAGGCGGTGCACATGCTGCCGGGCCGCGAAGTGCCGATGGACGAAGCCAGCATCGCCCGCGTGCTGGCCACGCTGCGCGAACGCTTCGATGTCGATACCCGGCGCAGTTCGCTGTACCAGGACCTGAAATCCGGGCTGGCCCCGGCCGGCGTCGAGTATTACCTGCCGCTGTTCTTCGAACGCACCGCCACCCTGTTCGACTATCTGCCCGAAGGCAGCCTGCCGGTGGTCTGCGCCGGTGCCGGCGAAGCCGCCGAGGCGTTCTGGGCGCAGACCGGCGAGCGATACGAGCAGCGCCGCCACGACGTCGAACGGCCGCTGCTGCCGCCGTCGGCGCTGTACCTGTCGCCGGAACTGCTGCGCGAGCGCCTGAACGATGCCCCGCGCATCGAAGTGTGGTCGGCTGACCACGCGCGCATCGCCGATGCCCATGCGTTAGGCGACCAGCCGCTGCCGCCGCTGCCGGTGGCCGCGCGCGAGGCCCCCGCTGGCGACGCGCTGAAATCCTTCCTCGGCCATTATCCGGGCCGGGTGCTGATCGCCGCCGATTCGCCCGGGCGTCGCGAGGCCCTGCTGGAAGTGCTGCAGGCCGCCGAGCTGAAGCCGCCGGTGGTGGCCGACCTGCCCAGCTTCCTCGCCGACGATGCGCGCTTCGCGATCGCGGTGGCGCCGCTGGAGGATGGCTTCGCACTGGACGATCCGCGCATCGCGGTGCTGACCGAGCGCCAGCTGTTCCCCGAGCGCGCCGGCAGCACCCGCCGCACGCGCCGTGCCGGCCGCGAGCCGGAAGCGATCATCCGCGACCTCGGCGAACTGACCGAGGGTGCGCCGATCGTGCACGAGGACCATGGCGTCGGCCGCTACCGCGGCCTGATTGCGATGGACGTCGGCGGCATGCCCGGCGAGTTCCTGGAAATCGAATATGCCAAGGGTGACCGCCTGTATGTGCCGGTCGCCCAGCTGCACCTGATCAGCCGCTACTCCGGTGCTTCGGCGGAAACCGCGCCGCTGCATTCGCTGGGCGGCGAACAGTGGAGCAAGGCCAAGCGCAAGGCCGCCGAGAAGGTGCGCGACGTGGCTGCAGAGCTGCTGGAGATCCAGGCCCGCCGCCAGGCCCGTGCTGGCCTGGCGCTGCAGGTAGACCGCGCGATGTACGAGCCGTTCGCGGCCGGTTTCCCGTTCGAGGAAACGCCGGACCAGCTGGCCGCGATCGACGCCACCCTGCGCGACCTGGCCAGCAGCCAGCCAATGGACCGCGTGGTCTGCGGCGACGTCGGCTTCGGCAAGACCGAGGTGGCGGTGCGTGCCGCGTTCGCCGCCGCCAGTGCCGGCAAGCAGGTGGCCGTGCTGGTGCCGACCACGCTGCTGGCCGAACAGCACTACCGCAACTTCCGCGACCGTTTCGCCGATTACCCGCTGAAGGTCGAGGTGCTGTCGCGCTTCAAGACCACCAAGGAAATCAAGGCCGAGCTGGAGAAGGTCGCCGCCGGCACCATCGACGTCATCGTCGGTACCCATCGCCTGCTGCAGCCGGACGTGAAGTTCAAGGACCTGGGCATGGTCATCGTCGACGAGGAACAGCGCTTCGGCGTGCGCCAGAAGGAAGCGCTGAAGGCGCTGCGCGCCAACGTGCACCTGCTGACCCTGACCGCCACGCCGATCCCGCGCACGCTGAACATGGCCATGGCCGGCCTGCGCGACCTGTCGATCATCGCCACGCCGCCGCCGAACCGGCTGGCGGTGCAGACCTTCATCACCCAGTGGGACAACGCGCTGCTGCGCGAAGCCTTCCAGCGCGAGCTGGCACGCGGCGGCCAGCTGTACTTCCTGCACAACGACGTGGAAAGCATCGGCCGCATGCAGCGCGAGCTGTCCGAGCTGGTGCCCGAGGCGCGCATCGGCATCGCCCACGGGCAGATGCCCGAGCGCGAGCTGGAAAAGGTGATGCTGGATTTCCAGAAGCAGCGCTTCAACGTGCTGCTGTCGACCACGATCATCGAGTCGGGCATCGACATCCCCAACGCCAACACCATCATCATCAACCGCGCCGACCGCTTCGGCCTGGCCCAGCTGCACCAGCTGCGCGGCCGTGTCGGTCGTTCGCACCACCGCGCCTACGCCTACCTGGTGGCACCTGATCGTCGTTCGATCACCCCGGATGCGGAGAAGCGCCTGGAAGCGATCGCCTCGATGGACGAACTCGGCGCCGGCTTCACCCTGGCCACGCACGACCTGGAGATCCGCGGTGCTGGTGAACTGCTCGGCGAGGACCAGAGCGGGCAGATGGCCGAGGTTGGCTTCAGCCTGTACACCGAGCTGCTGGAGCGCGCGGTGCGCAGCATCAAGCAGGGCACGCTGCCCGACCTGGATGCCGGCGAAGAAGTGCGTGGTGCCGAGGTCGAGCTGCATGTGCCGGCGCTGATTCCAGAAGACTACCTGCCGGACGTGCACACCCGCCTGACCCTGTACAAGCGCATTTCCAGCGCGCGCGACAGTGATGCGCTGCGCGAACTGCAGGTGGAGATGATCGACCGCTTCGGCCTGCTGCCGGATGCGGCCAAGCACCTGTTCGCCATCGCCGAGCTGAAGCTGAAGGCCAACACCCTCGGCATCCGCAAGCTGGACCTGGGCGAGAACGGTGGCCGCATCGTGTTCGAGTCCAAGCCGAACATCGACCCGATGGCGGTGATCCAGCTGATCCAGAAACAACCCAATCTCTACGCCATGGAAGGGCCTGACAAGCTGCGCATCAAGCACCCGCTGCCGTTGCCGGAAGACCGCTTCAATGCGGCCCGCGCCCTTCTGACCACCCTCGCCCCGGGTTGA